Proteins from one Oligoflexus sp. genomic window:
- a CDS encoding response regulator, translated as MKKVLLIDDDPVFVSIAEKASKDYGFDIVSVSSLKQFKLTNLKGYDAFMVDYDLSDGTGDEVLEILNQYKINRPVALISTTNHVEDADPTVVLHPYTFVSKWQDTESFFQELQRVF; from the coding sequence ATGAAAAAAGTACTGCTGATCGACGATGATCCCGTGTTTGTTTCGATCGCCGAAAAAGCCTCGAAAGACTATGGATTCGACATTGTCAGCGTCTCCAGCCTGAAACAATTCAAACTCACCAATCTGAAAGGCTACGATGCCTTCATGGTCGATTACGATCTTTCAGATGGAACCGGAGACGAAGTCCTGGAGATCCTCAATCAATATAAAATCAACCGGCCCGTGGCCCTCATCAGCACCACCAATCATGTGGAAGATGCTGATCCCACAGTGGTTCTTCACCCCTATACCTTCGTCAGCAAATGGCAGGATACGGAAAGTTTCTTCCAGGAACTGCAAAGAGTCTTTTAA